In the genome of Nocardioides marmoribigeumensis, one region contains:
- the topA gene encoding type I DNA topoisomerase: MAQDATGSGQKLVIVESPAKAKTIAGYLGPGYVVESSIGHIRDLPQSASDIPASIKGEPWARLGVDVDNDFTPYYVVSSDKKSHMTKLKKLLKESDELYLATDEDREGEAIAWHLQEELKPKVPVHRMVFHEITKQAIQAAVANPRTLDTDLVEAQEARRILDRLYGYEVSPVLWKKVMPRLSAGRVQSVATRLVVDRERARIAFRSASYWDIEGTFDAGERHEDRMFPGRLHAVDGSRVARGSDFESTGQLKSSGVVHLERARAEALVNALHDTTFEVRSVESKPYRRQPYAPFRTTTLQQEASRKLGMTASQAMSVAQRLYENGFITYMRTDSTTLSQSAVNAARDQVRDLYGAEYLPDSPRTYASKVKNAQEAHEAIRPAGETFRTPAQTGLAGQEFRLYELIWMRTVASQMKDAVGQSVSVRLGGQASTGEDVVFAASGRVITFHGFLKAYVEGRDDESESDDSQARLPAVEEGDEVSAAALQAAGHETKPPARFTEATLVRELEEREIGRPSTYASIIGTIINRGYVYKKGSALVPSWVAFSVVRLLEEHFERLVSYEFTAGMEDILDEIAGGRKDRVSELAEFYFGSDSVEGLHKLVTELGDIDARELATFPVPDPQGEGDHGIVLRVGRYGPYVEDRDGERGNVPDDLPPDELTPEKARDLIANQSGGDVELGTHPETGLAIVAKAGRYGPYVTEVLPEDAPKKEKPRTASLFKSMSLEEITLEQAVQLLTLPRVVGVDPESGEEITAQNGRYGPYLKKGTDSRSIESEEQLLTITLDEALRIYAQPKQRGRAAANPGKELGEDPASGNKVTVKSGRFGYYVTDGEYNATLRQGDDHETITLDRAAELLAEKRAKGPAPQKRGAKKTAKKSTAKKTTKKATAKKTTAKKK, encoded by the coding sequence GTGGCACAGGACGCGACCGGCTCGGGCCAGAAGCTCGTGATCGTCGAGTCGCCCGCCAAGGCGAAGACGATCGCCGGCTACCTCGGCCCCGGCTACGTCGTCGAGTCGTCGATCGGCCACATCCGCGACCTCCCGCAGAGCGCCTCCGACATCCCTGCCTCGATCAAGGGTGAGCCGTGGGCGCGTCTCGGGGTCGACGTGGACAACGACTTCACGCCCTACTACGTGGTCAGCAGCGACAAGAAGTCGCACATGACCAAGCTCAAGAAGCTGCTCAAGGAGTCCGACGAGCTCTACCTCGCCACCGATGAGGACCGCGAGGGCGAGGCCATCGCGTGGCACCTGCAGGAGGAGCTCAAGCCCAAGGTGCCCGTGCACCGCATGGTCTTCCACGAGATCACCAAGCAGGCCATCCAGGCCGCGGTCGCCAACCCCCGCACGCTCGACACCGACCTCGTCGAGGCGCAGGAGGCACGCCGCATCCTCGACCGGCTCTACGGCTACGAGGTCTCGCCGGTCCTGTGGAAGAAGGTCATGCCGCGGCTGTCGGCCGGCCGGGTCCAGTCGGTCGCCACGCGTCTCGTGGTGGACCGCGAGCGGGCGCGCATCGCCTTCCGCTCCGCGTCCTACTGGGACATCGAGGGCACCTTCGACGCCGGCGAGAGGCACGAGGACCGGATGTTCCCGGGCCGCCTGCACGCCGTCGACGGCTCCCGCGTCGCCCGTGGGTCGGACTTCGAGTCCACCGGGCAGCTCAAGTCCTCAGGCGTGGTCCACCTGGAGCGCGCCCGGGCCGAGGCGCTGGTCAACGCCCTGCACGACACGACGTTCGAGGTCCGCTCGGTCGAGTCCAAGCCCTACCGCCGCCAGCCCTACGCGCCGTTCCGCACCACGACGCTGCAGCAGGAGGCCTCCCGCAAGCTCGGGATGACCGCCTCGCAGGCGATGTCGGTGGCGCAGCGGCTCTACGAGAACGGCTTCATCACCTACATGAGGACCGACTCGACGACGCTGTCGCAGTCGGCGGTCAACGCGGCCCGCGACCAGGTGCGCGACCTGTACGGCGCGGAGTACCTCCCCGACAGCCCGCGGACCTACGCCTCCAAGGTGAAGAACGCCCAGGAGGCCCACGAGGCGATCCGCCCCGCCGGCGAGACGTTCCGCACCCCGGCGCAGACCGGGCTGGCGGGCCAGGAGTTCCGGCTCTACGAGCTGATCTGGATGCGCACCGTCGCCTCCCAGATGAAGGACGCGGTCGGCCAGTCGGTCTCGGTGCGCCTCGGCGGCCAGGCGAGCACCGGCGAGGACGTGGTGTTCGCCGCGTCGGGCCGCGTGATCACCTTCCACGGCTTCCTCAAGGCCTACGTCGAGGGTCGTGACGACGAGTCCGAGAGCGACGACAGCCAGGCCCGGCTCCCCGCGGTCGAGGAGGGCGACGAGGTCTCCGCGGCCGCGCTGCAGGCGGCGGGCCACGAGACCAAGCCGCCGGCCAGGTTCACCGAGGCCACGCTGGTCCGGGAGCTCGAGGAGCGCGAGATCGGGCGCCCGTCGACGTACGCCTCGATCATCGGCACGATCATCAACCGCGGCTACGTCTACAAGAAGGGCTCCGCCCTCGTGCCCTCGTGGGTGGCGTTCTCCGTGGTGCGGCTGCTGGAGGAGCACTTCGAGCGGCTGGTCTCCTACGAGTTCACCGCGGGCATGGAGGACATCCTCGACGAGATCGCGGGCGGCCGGAAGGACCGGGTCAGCGAGCTCGCCGAGTTCTACTTCGGCAGCGACTCGGTCGAGGGCCTGCACAAGCTGGTCACCGAGCTCGGTGACATCGACGCCCGCGAGCTCGCGACGTTCCCCGTGCCCGACCCCCAGGGCGAGGGCGACCACGGCATCGTGCTGCGGGTCGGCCGCTACGGCCCCTACGTCGAGGACCGCGACGGCGAGCGCGGCAACGTGCCCGACGACCTCCCGCCCGACGAGCTGACCCCCGAGAAGGCGCGCGACCTGATCGCCAACCAGTCCGGCGGCGACGTCGAGCTGGGCACGCATCCCGAGACGGGCTTGGCGATCGTGGCCAAGGCCGGTCGTTACGGCCCCTACGTCACCGAGGTGCTCCCCGAGGACGCGCCCAAGAAGGAGAAGCCGCGCACGGCCTCCCTCTTCAAGTCGATGTCGCTGGAGGAGATCACCCTGGAGCAGGCGGTCCAGCTGCTCACCCTGCCGCGGGTGGTCGGCGTCGACCCCGAGTCGGGGGAGGAGATCACCGCCCAGAACGGCCGCTACGGGCCCTACCTCAAGAAGGGCACGGACTCCCGCTCGATCGAGTCCGAGGAGCAGCTGCTCACGATCACCCTCGACGAGGCGCTCAGGATCTACGCCCAGCCCAAGCAGCGCGGGCGCGCGGCGGCCAACCCGGGCAAGGAGCTCGGCGAGGACCCGGCCAGCGGCAACAAGGTGACGGTCAAGAGCGGGCGCTTCGGCTACTACGTCACCGACGGGGAGTACAACGCGACCCTGCGCCAGGGCGACGACCACGAGACGATCACGCTCGATCGCGCCGCCGAGCTGCTCGCCGAGAAGCGCGCCAAGGGCCCTGCGCCCCAGAAGCGCGGCGCCAAGAAGACGGCGAAGAAGTCGACGGCCAAGAAGACCACCAAGAAGGCGACCGCCAAGAAGACCACGGCGAAGAAGAAGTAG
- a CDS encoding DNA polymerase III subunit delta' encodes MSVFDSLVGQAPAIQTLQAAARGHGMSHAWLVTGPPGSGRSNAALAFAAALQCEQAGCGECEACRTALAGSHPDVLVQSTERMIISVDLAREWVLRAALKPMRGRWQILVVEDADRLNEHANNALLKAIEEPHPRTVWILCAPNPSDVLPTIRSRSRTLQLTTPHLEEVTRFLVERHGVPEALAAYSARAAQGHIGRARALALDEAVRNRRREVITLPARLRGLGDCMTAAANIADLAKQDSAEQIEAFRTREFKNVEMVYGEDRKARSTVSARAAVSQLDKEVKARERRAVNDSVDRVLMDLVSVYRDLLLLQLGSTKPLVNEELRPDLTELGRRTTPESNLQRIDAIYAAREQMLEFNTPPLLALESMMVALRA; translated from the coding sequence GTGAGCGTCTTCGACTCGCTCGTCGGGCAGGCCCCGGCGATCCAGACCCTCCAGGCGGCGGCTCGTGGGCACGGCATGAGCCACGCATGGCTGGTCACCGGTCCGCCCGGCTCCGGGCGCTCCAACGCGGCGCTCGCGTTCGCCGCGGCGCTCCAGTGCGAGCAGGCCGGGTGCGGCGAGTGCGAGGCGTGCCGCACGGCGCTGGCGGGCAGTCACCCCGACGTGCTCGTGCAGAGCACCGAGCGGATGATCATCTCCGTCGACCTGGCCCGGGAGTGGGTGCTGCGCGCCGCCCTCAAGCCCATGCGTGGGCGCTGGCAGATCCTCGTCGTCGAGGACGCCGACCGGCTCAACGAGCACGCCAACAACGCGCTGCTCAAGGCGATCGAGGAGCCCCACCCCCGCACGGTGTGGATCCTCTGCGCGCCCAACCCCAGCGACGTCCTGCCCACCATCCGGTCCCGCTCGCGGACGCTGCAGCTCACGACCCCCCACCTCGAGGAGGTGACGCGCTTCCTGGTCGAGCGCCACGGCGTGCCCGAGGCCCTCGCGGCCTACTCCGCCCGTGCCGCCCAGGGTCACATCGGCCGGGCCCGTGCGCTCGCGCTCGACGAGGCCGTGCGCAACCGGCGCCGCGAGGTGATCACGTTGCCCGCCAGGCTGCGCGGCCTCGGCGACTGCATGACGGCGGCGGCCAACATCGCCGACCTGGCCAAGCAGGACAGCGCCGAGCAGATCGAGGCGTTCCGCACGCGCGAGTTCAAGAACGTCGAGATGGTCTACGGCGAGGACCGCAAGGCCCGCTCGACGGTGTCCGCACGGGCAGCGGTCTCCCAGCTCGACAAGGAGGTCAAGGCGCGGGAGCGGCGCGCGGTCAACGACAGCGTCGACCGGGTGCTGATGGACCTGGTCTCGGTCTACCGCGACCTGCTCCTGCTCCAGCTCGGCTCCACCAAGCCGCTGGTCAACGAGGAGCTGCGGCCCGACCTGACCGAGCTGGGCCGCCGCACGACGCCCGAGAGCAACCTCCAGCGCATCGACGCGATCTACGCTGCCCGCGAGCAGATGCTCGAGTTCAACACCCCACCCCTCCTGGCGCTGGAGTCGATGATGGTGGCACTTCGTGCCTGA
- a CDS encoding ATP-binding protein produces MTAGTLPGDTHDREVSLTITRDPSLVRTVRLVAASLARRAGLDAAAVEEVRLAIGETCAVMVGVAPEDESVASASADQVSVTLRVEEGLVAEISGPSVAPSEDAAGGPAELAALATDPWALVRGLLEDVDVVEDGGATSVRLRWSA; encoded by the coding sequence ATGACTGCCGGCACCCTTCCCGGAGACACGCACGACCGCGAGGTCTCCCTCACCATCACGCGTGACCCGTCGCTGGTCCGCACGGTCCGACTGGTCGCGGCCTCCCTCGCGCGGCGCGCCGGCCTCGACGCCGCCGCCGTGGAGGAGGTGCGCCTGGCCATCGGCGAGACCTGCGCGGTGATGGTCGGTGTGGCACCCGAGGACGAGTCCGTGGCGAGTGCCTCCGCCGACCAGGTCAGCGTCACCCTCCGCGTGGAGGAGGGGTTGGTCGCCGAGATCAGTGGCCCGTCGGTCGCCCCGTCCGAGGACGCCGCGGGCGGCCCTGCCGAGCTGGCCGCGCTGGCCACCGACCCGTGGGCGCTGGTCCGCGGGCTCCTCGAGGACGTCGACGTCGTCGAGGACGGCGGGGCCACCTCGGTGCGGCTGCGCTGGTCGGCCTGA
- a CDS encoding DUF7059 domain-containing protein encodes MDAPLLPDPVTDRLAEALDAAGFRYDAVAGLLGPLAHAALSRNETTPAMRATTGGSPLETLTRLWPLQAPVDVDAVERALPGLLDPLCVAGVLERSVGSVRARLDVRPYADEDHDWWVVSDLTPGLDGTGTRQVSDHVLGISSASSSLAQLTVRRPVGRALDLGTGCGVQGLHLAAHARHVVATDVNRRALAVTRLNARLNGVTLDVREGSLYEPVRREEFDLVVTNPPFVVSPATGERLVYRDSGFPGDEMVRRVVTGAAEHLAPGGVAQVLANWVHEDGLPWEDRVRGWLGDDLDAWVVQREVLDPAQYVELWLRDAGHDRSADYTSRYDAWLRWFEEQRVTAIGMGWLALRRTAGAGRTPVVRLEDWPYDVEQPLGTEIADWLDRVELLAGLDDAALLAGTWRTRADVRQETLGPPGAPDPEAIVLRQQRGFRRARHVDTVEAALVGASDGDLPAGRLLEAIGELLGQPVDVAAGAATVRGLVTDGFLVRPSTAHVAP; translated from the coding sequence GTGGACGCACCCCTCCTCCCCGACCCCGTCACCGACCGTCTCGCCGAGGCGCTGGACGCCGCCGGCTTCCGGTACGACGCCGTGGCCGGCCTGCTCGGCCCCCTCGCCCACGCCGCCCTGTCGCGCAACGAGACGACCCCCGCCATGCGGGCCACGACCGGTGGGTCGCCGCTCGAGACGCTGACCCGGCTGTGGCCGCTCCAGGCGCCGGTCGACGTCGACGCGGTCGAGCGCGCGCTGCCCGGTCTGCTCGACCCGCTCTGCGTGGCGGGGGTGCTCGAGCGCAGCGTCGGGAGCGTCCGCGCCCGCCTCGACGTCCGCCCGTACGCCGACGAGGACCACGACTGGTGGGTGGTCAGCGACCTCACCCCCGGCCTCGACGGCACGGGGACCCGGCAGGTCTCCGACCACGTGCTGGGGATCTCGTCGGCCTCCTCGTCCCTCGCCCAGCTGACCGTACGACGGCCGGTCGGCCGCGCGCTCGACCTCGGCACGGGGTGCGGGGTCCAGGGGCTGCACCTCGCCGCGCACGCCCGCCACGTGGTGGCCACCGACGTCAACCGGCGGGCGCTCGCCGTCACCCGGCTCAACGCCCGCCTCAACGGGGTCACGCTCGACGTGCGGGAGGGGTCGCTCTACGAGCCCGTCCGCCGCGAGGAGTTCGACCTCGTCGTGACCAACCCGCCCTTCGTGGTCTCGCCGGCCACGGGTGAGCGGCTGGTCTACCGCGACTCCGGCTTCCCCGGTGACGAGATGGTCCGCCGGGTCGTCACCGGTGCGGCCGAGCACCTGGCCCCGGGCGGGGTCGCGCAGGTGCTGGCCAACTGGGTCCACGAGGACGGGCTGCCGTGGGAGGACCGGGTGCGCGGGTGGCTCGGTGACGACCTCGACGCCTGGGTGGTGCAGCGCGAGGTGCTCGACCCCGCGCAGTACGTCGAGCTGTGGCTGCGCGATGCCGGCCACGACCGCTCCGCGGACTACACATCCCGCTACGACGCGTGGCTGCGGTGGTTCGAGGAGCAGCGGGTCACCGCGATCGGGATGGGCTGGCTGGCGCTGCGCCGCACGGCCGGAGCGGGCCGAACACCCGTCGTGCGCCTCGAGGACTGGCCCTACGACGTCGAGCAGCCGCTCGGCACCGAGATCGCCGACTGGCTGGACCGGGTCGAGCTGCTCGCCGGGCTCGACGACGCGGCGCTGCTCGCGGGCACCTGGCGCACGCGCGCCGACGTACGCCAGGAGACCCTCGGGCCGCCCGGGGCGCCCGACCCGGAGGCGATCGTGCTGCGCCAGCAGCGGGGGTTCCGGCGTGCGCGGCACGTCGACACCGTCGAGGCCGCGCTCGTGGGCGCCAGCGACGGGGACCTGCCTGCCGGGCGCCTGCTGGAGGCGATCGGCGAGCTGCTGGGGCAGCCGGTGGACGTGGCGGCGGGGGCCGCGACGGTCCGCGGGCTGGTCACCGACGGGTTCCTGGTGAGGCCGTCCACCGCCCATGTGGCACCCTGA
- a CDS encoding sodium-translocating pyrophosphatase, whose translation MRSAETAVDLSGGNLTLVIIVAVIALVALAMAVVFRKQVLAAGEGTTNMQNIGQAVQEGASAYLARQFRTLAVFAVIAFALLFVLPAESGSIRIGRSIFFAVGAGFSAAIGYLGMSLAVRANVRVAAAAQTEGRDPAMRIAFRTGGVVGMATVGLGLLGAATVVLIYKGDAPAVLEGFGFGAALLAMFMRVGGGIFTKAADVGADLVGKVEQNIPEDDPRNAATIADNVGDNVGDCAGMAADLFESYAVTLVAALILGKVAFGDQGLVFPLIIPAIGALTAIMGIYLCRPKPTESGLTTINRAFYISAAVSAVVCAVAAFIYLPTASKDLDNAGSGGGLLGRLLPSAGSTDFNPALIGALAVLIGIVLAAVILYITGYYTGTEHKPVQDVGRTSLTGAATVVLSGIAVGLESAVYTALVIGAAVFGAFLLGGASVTVSLFAVALAGCGLLTTVGVIVAMDTFGPVSDNAQGIAEMSGDVDVHGAAILTELDAVGNTTKAITKGIAIATAVLAATALFGSFTDAITNATLDLKGLDQAAGDLSANEQLGLLGVLNIADPANLVGLLIGAAVVFLFSGLAISAVGRAAGAVVFEVRRQFRDIPGIMEGTGRPEYGKVVDICTRDSLRELATPGLLAILAPIAVGFGLGPGPLGAYLAGAIGAGTLMAVFLANSGGAWDNAKKLVEDGVHGGKGSPAHEATIIGDTVGDPFKDTAGPAINPLLKVMNLVSLLIAAAVVKMTYGDDANTALRIAIALVATAIIVAAVMISKRRSVVIGEDPEPHPASHDATGHITRVD comes from the coding sequence GTGCGCAGCGCTGAGACCGCGGTGGACCTCTCCGGTGGCAACCTGACCCTGGTCATCATCGTCGCCGTCATCGCGCTCGTCGCGCTGGCCATGGCTGTGGTGTTCCGGAAGCAGGTCCTTGCCGCCGGCGAAGGCACCACCAACATGCAGAACATCGGTCAGGCCGTGCAGGAGGGCGCCTCGGCGTACCTCGCCCGGCAGTTCCGCACGCTCGCGGTCTTCGCGGTCATCGCGTTCGCGCTGCTGTTCGTGCTGCCCGCAGAGAGCGGCTCCATCAGGATCGGCCGGTCGATCTTCTTCGCGGTCGGCGCGGGCTTCTCGGCCGCCATCGGCTACCTCGGCATGTCGCTCGCGGTCCGCGCCAACGTGCGCGTCGCCGCGGCCGCGCAGACCGAGGGCCGTGACCCGGCGATGAGGATCGCCTTCCGCACCGGTGGTGTGGTCGGCATGGCGACCGTGGGCCTGGGCCTGCTCGGCGCCGCCACGGTCGTGCTCATCTACAAGGGAGACGCTCCGGCGGTCCTCGAGGGCTTCGGCTTCGGCGCCGCGCTGCTCGCGATGTTCATGCGAGTCGGCGGCGGCATCTTCACCAAGGCCGCCGACGTCGGTGCTGACCTGGTCGGCAAGGTGGAGCAGAACATCCCGGAGGACGACCCGCGCAACGCCGCGACCATCGCCGACAACGTGGGCGACAACGTGGGCGACTGCGCCGGCATGGCGGCGGACCTGTTCGAGTCCTACGCCGTCACGCTGGTCGCCGCGCTGATCCTCGGCAAGGTGGCCTTCGGCGACCAGGGACTCGTGTTCCCGCTGATCATCCCGGCCATCGGTGCGCTCACCGCGATCATGGGCATCTACCTGTGCCGCCCCAAGCCCACCGAGTCGGGCCTGACCACCATCAACCGGGCGTTCTACATCTCCGCCGCGGTCTCCGCGGTCGTGTGCGCGGTGGCGGCGTTCATCTACCTGCCGACCGCGAGCAAGGACCTCGACAACGCCGGCTCCGGGGGTGGCCTCCTGGGCCGACTCCTCCCGAGCGCCGGGTCGACGGACTTCAACCCCGCCCTCATCGGCGCCCTCGCGGTGCTCATCGGCATCGTGCTGGCCGCGGTGATCCTCTACATCACCGGCTACTACACCGGCACCGAGCACAAGCCCGTCCAGGACGTCGGCCGCACCTCCCTCACCGGTGCCGCGACCGTGGTGCTGTCGGGCATCGCGGTCGGCCTGGAGTCGGCGGTCTACACCGCGCTCGTCATCGGGGCAGCCGTGTTCGGCGCGTTCCTCCTGGGTGGCGCGTCCGTCACGGTCTCGCTGTTCGCCGTCGCCCTCGCCGGCTGCGGCCTGCTGACCACGGTCGGCGTCATCGTCGCGATGGACACCTTCGGCCCGGTCTCCGACAACGCCCAGGGCATCGCGGAGATGTCGGGTGACGTCGACGTCCACGGCGCGGCGATCCTGACCGAGCTCGACGCGGTCGGCAACACCACCAAGGCGATCACCAAGGGCATCGCGATCGCGACGGCCGTGCTCGCCGCGACCGCGCTGTTCGGCTCGTTCACCGACGCGATCACCAACGCCACCCTGGACCTCAAGGGTTTGGACCAGGCCGCCGGTGACCTCTCGGCCAACGAGCAGCTCGGCCTCCTCGGTGTGCTCAACATCGCCGACCCGGCCAACCTGGTCGGCCTGCTGATCGGCGCCGCGGTCGTCTTCCTCTTCTCGGGCCTCGCGATCAGCGCCGTCGGCCGCGCCGCCGGTGCGGTCGTGTTCGAGGTGCGTCGCCAGTTCCGCGACATCCCCGGGATCATGGAGGGCACCGGCCGTCCGGAGTACGGCAAGGTCGTCGACATCTGCACGCGCGACTCGCTGCGCGAGCTGGCCACCCCCGGCCTGCTGGCGATCCTGGCCCCGATCGCGGTCGGCTTCGGCCTCGGCCCGGGCCCGCTGGGCGCCTACCTCGCCGGTGCGATCGGTGCAGGCACCCTGATGGCGGTCTTCCTGGCCAACTCCGGTGGTGCCTGGGACAACGCCAAGAAGCTCGTCGAGGACGGCGTCCACGGCGGCAAGGGCTCCCCGGCGCACGAGGCGACGATCATCGGTGACACCGTCGGTGACCCGTTCAAGGACACCGCCGGACCGGCGATCAACCCGCTGCTCAAGGTGATGAACCTCGTCTCGCTGCTCATCGCCGCGGCCGTGGTCAAGATGACCTACGGCGACGACGCCAACACCGCGCTGCGCATCGCGATCGCCCTCGTGGCGACCGCGATCATCGTGGCCGCGGTGATGATCTCCAAGCGTCGCAGCGTGGTCATCGGGGAGGACCCCGAGCCCCACCCGGCCTCGCACGACGCGACGGGGCACATCACCCGGGTCGACTGA
- the tmk gene encoding dTMP kinase, whose product MISTGSITGDGPVLRVPGFRRLWIGLGLSSLGDWLGLLALTAMANLMVEGYAARNYAIAGVLFLRVVPALVVGPVAGYVADRTDRRTVLVWGDYVRGLLFLSIPFVGELWWVFVVTVLVESVSLVWGPSKDATVPNLVSPAQLESANAISTTTTYASAVPAAALFALLTTVDRLFPSLLGFLERGAVDLALWLNGISFIVSGLVIASLHQIPRGPADLHGETNLVAAVLHGWRYVVGTPLVRGLVTGMVGAFAAGGVVVGLARTYVDDLGGGDAGYAVLFGAVFVGMGLGMWRGTRLLRRMNRRRVFGFALVGCGLLLVPLALVPHLEVVVGLAVAVGFLAGTAWINGMTMLGLEVPDEVRGRTFAFVGSAVRLALALVLAVAPLLAGLVGTVAFGPEVAGGGRLFEYGGAAVTIVLAALLLTVVGVLAYRLMDDHEGRSLLSDLSGALRREAGAATDPLAATGAGVFTERGVFVAFEGGEGAGKSTQARRLQTWLEAEGYSVLLTHEPGDTEVGRELRRIVLDPQTGVISHRAEALMYAADKAEHVDRVVLPALTRGEVVVTDRYVDSTIAYQGAGRDLLDDDVERIARWATGDLRPHLTVLLDVAPEHGLTRFEERDRIEAESADFHERVRAMFLRLAEAQPDHYLVVDGRQTPEEIEEQVRERLRPLLVGASPRDGATA is encoded by the coding sequence GTGATCTCGACAGGCTCGATCACCGGGGACGGGCCCGTCCTACGGGTCCCGGGGTTCCGCCGGCTGTGGATCGGGCTCGGGCTCTCCAGCCTCGGTGACTGGCTGGGGCTGCTGGCGCTGACCGCGATGGCCAACCTCATGGTCGAGGGGTACGCCGCGCGCAACTACGCGATCGCCGGCGTGCTCTTCCTCCGCGTCGTCCCGGCGCTGGTGGTCGGACCGGTCGCGGGCTACGTCGCCGACCGCACCGACCGCCGTACGGTCCTGGTCTGGGGCGACTACGTCCGCGGGCTGCTGTTCCTCTCGATCCCGTTCGTGGGCGAGCTGTGGTGGGTCTTCGTGGTCACCGTGCTGGTCGAGTCGGTCAGCCTGGTGTGGGGGCCGTCCAAGGACGCCACCGTGCCCAACCTGGTCTCGCCCGCGCAGCTGGAGTCGGCCAACGCGATCAGCACGACGACGACCTACGCCTCGGCCGTGCCCGCGGCCGCGCTCTTCGCGCTGCTCACCACGGTCGACCGGCTCTTCCCGTCGCTGCTGGGCTTCCTCGAGCGGGGCGCGGTCGACCTGGCCCTGTGGCTCAACGGCATCTCGTTCATCGTCTCGGGCCTGGTCATCGCCTCCCTGCACCAGATCCCGCGCGGCCCCGCCGACCTGCACGGCGAGACCAACCTCGTCGCAGCGGTGCTGCACGGCTGGAGGTACGTCGTGGGCACGCCGCTCGTGCGCGGGCTGGTCACCGGCATGGTCGGTGCGTTCGCCGCCGGAGGGGTGGTGGTCGGCCTGGCGAGGACCTACGTCGACGACCTCGGCGGCGGCGACGCGGGCTACGCCGTGCTCTTCGGAGCGGTCTTCGTCGGCATGGGGCTCGGGATGTGGCGCGGGACGCGGCTGCTGAGGCGGATGAACCGCCGTCGCGTGTTCGGCTTCGCCCTCGTCGGGTGCGGGCTCCTCCTGGTGCCGCTGGCGCTGGTGCCCCACCTCGAGGTCGTGGTCGGGCTCGCCGTCGCGGTCGGGTTCCTCGCCGGGACGGCGTGGATCAACGGCATGACGATGCTCGGTCTCGAGGTGCCCGACGAGGTGCGCGGGAGGACGTTCGCGTTCGTCGGGTCCGCCGTACGCCTGGCGCTGGCGCTGGTCCTGGCCGTCGCCCCGCTGCTGGCGGGCCTGGTCGGCACCGTCGCGTTCGGCCCCGAGGTGGCCGGCGGTGGGAGGCTGTTCGAGTACGGCGGCGCCGCGGTCACCATCGTGCTCGCGGCCCTGCTGCTCACGGTTGTCGGCGTGCTGGCCTACCGTCTGATGGACGACCACGAGGGAAGGTCCCTGTTGAGCGATCTGAGCGGCGCCCTGCGGCGCGAGGCGGGCGCGGCCACCGACCCGCTGGCGGCGACCGGCGCCGGCGTCTTCACCGAGCGCGGCGTCTTCGTCGCCTTCGAGGGCGGCGAGGGCGCGGGCAAGTCGACCCAGGCGCGACGCCTGCAGACGTGGCTCGAGGCCGAGGGCTACTCCGTGCTGCTGACCCACGAGCCCGGTGACACCGAGGTGGGCCGCGAGCTGCGCCGCATCGTGCTCGACCCGCAGACCGGCGTGATCTCGCACCGCGCCGAGGCGCTGATGTACGCCGCCGACAAGGCCGAGCACGTCGACCGCGTCGTGCTGCCCGCCCTGACCCGCGGCGAGGTGGTGGTCACCGACCGCTACGTCGACTCGACGATCGCCTACCAGGGCGCGGGCCGCGACCTGCTCGACGACGACGTGGAGCGCATCGCCCGGTGGGCCACCGGCGACCTGCGACCCCACCTCACCGTGCTGCTCGACGTGGCGCCCGAGCACGGCCTGACCCGCTTCGAGGAGCGCGACCGCATCGAGGCCGAGTCGGCCGACTTCCACGAGCGGGTGCGCGCGATGTTCCTGCGGCTGGCCGAGGCGCAGCCCGACCACTACCTCGTCGTCGACGGCCGGCAGACGCCCGAGGAGATCGAGGAGCAGGTGCGCGAGCGGCTGCGGCCGCTGCTGGTGGGAGCGTCCCCGCGGGACGGAGCCACCGCGTGA